A segment of the Lepus europaeus isolate LE1 chromosome X, mLepTim1.pri, whole genome shotgun sequence genome:
caagggcttgtgcacctgccaccagcaggcagacctgggttgagttcctggctccaacttcagCCTTGCACAGCCACAGCTGTTCTGTACACATGGGCTCTGAGCCATACCACGGaaacctctctctatatatatatatctgtccctctctgtatcactctgcctgcAAAATGAGAAAATACTTTTTACAAGTCAACAAATGGAACTATATCAAACAGACGTCAGTTATCCTCGGAACGTTGTTAAGTGCATGGAGGCTGAGGCATACATTAGCCCATTGGTGTTTTTGAGGTGAAACATGGGGGATTTCATAGCATAGCTTACACTTGGGTGGCAAGAGAGACTGCACAGCTATTTAAAGGAGCAGGAAGAGCAACGTGCAGGAACAGAAAATGGATGCGCACAAAGGCATACAATGTTCAAGAGCTTAGTACAGAGTTAGCGAACGGAGAAAGTTCTAGAACGGTGAGCAGTCTCCCAAAGGGATGGAAAAGACGCTGCGAAGCACCAGCAGCCGAGAcagaggagccgggagctccgcTCCGAGTGCATGGACGGGCGAGGCCGTGCACCGCGAACGGGTGGCGAAGGAACGTGCGGGCGTGGGAGGGCCCCTCTCGGCCACCGTCACGCGGGGAGCAACGGGTACtcctccctggggggggggggtggcggagCCACGGCGGCCATCTTGAGCCCAGGGGCCCGGGCGCTGCGGAGGCCAGGGCTCACGAGAGAAGGCCACCGCGGGCAGAGCTCGCCGGGCAGGGCCGTTGGCACCCGCACCGCAGGTCcccacagccagagccagaggcagagtgaggagcGCGGCggtccccgccccccaggccTCACGCCCGCCCGCCTGTCCGCCCGGCGGCCAGCACGGCCCCAGCCCGGGCAGCCAACCAGGCCGCGGCCCTGCGCGGCGGCGCCATGCGCCTCACCCTCCAGGCCGGGCCGCAGCTCACCTTCCACATCGACATTGACCCCGGCCAGACGGTGAGGGCCCTCAAGGAGAAAATTGAAGCCGAGCAGGGCAGAGAGGCCTTTCCGGTAGCGGGGCAGCAGCTCCTGTATGCGGGCCGCGTCCTGCAGGATGACGCTGTGCTCAGAGACTGTCAGATCCCCGAGCACCACGCTGTGACGGTCCTGGTGGCCAGACCCAAGGCGGcgaccacagccacagccacagccacagctcggCAGTCCCAGCCTGCCACCACGGCCAGGCCCCCTGCCCCCGCAGCATCGGCTGGTGCTGGCGCCCCAGCGCGCGAAGCTGCCTTGCTCTCCGCGCCCGCCACGTCCGCGCCTGCCACTTCCACGGGTGCACCTGCTGGCGCACCTGCCTCACATCCAGCTGCAGGGCAGTCGGCAGGCCCGCCAGGGGCTCCAAGCCCTACACCAGATGATGCCATCGCGGGACCCTCCTCTGGGGCCCAGCCGTCTGAGCAGGCAGCAAGGGCGCTGCTGACACGTCCGTCTTCCGAGCCAGTGGTCGCCGAGATCGTGTCCATGGGCTACGAACGGGAGCACGTCCTTGCAGCCCTGAGAGCCAGTTCCAACAACCCTCACAGAGCCGTGGAGTATCTTTTAATGGGACTCCCCGGAGACAGGGCAAGTGCGGCCGAGGTCGAGCCCCCTCAAGCCGGTAGCAGCCGAGCTGGTCGGTCTTTAGGGGTGGCGGCAGGTGCAGCAGCTGCAACATCGGGTTCTGGAGGACACCCCCTTGACTTTTTACAGAGTCACCCTGActttcaacagttgagacaaattATTCAGCACCAACCTTCATTGCTTCCCGAAGTGCTGAAAGGCATACGTCCACGGAATCCTCAATTACTAGCGCAGTTTAGCCAGTACCAGGGGTATTTGAGTCACATGCTAACTACCCCTTTGGAAGAAGCTGGCGgtgaaaggagaggaggaggagttgACAGTGTGGGAACTGCAGAAGCAGCCAGAGCAGATCGCATTAAAATAACACCCCAGGAATTGGCAGCTATAGAGAGGTTAAAGGCTTTGGGCT
Coding sequences within it:
- the LOC133752805 gene encoding UV excision repair protein RAD23 homolog B-like, giving the protein MRLTLQAGPQLTFHIDIDPGQTVRALKEKIEAEQGREAFPVAGQQLLYAGRVLQDDAVLRDCQIPEHHAVTVLVARPKAATTATATATARQSQPATTARPPAPAASAGAGAPAREAALLSAPATSAPATSTGAPAGAPASHPAAGQSAGPPGAPSPTPDDAIAGPSSGAQPSEQAARALLTRPSSEPVVAEIVSMGYEREHVLAALRASSNNPHRAVEYLLMGLPGDRASAAEVEPPQAGSSRAGRSLGVAAGAAAATSGSGGHPLDFLQSHPDFQQLRQIIQHQPSLLPEVLKGIRPRNPQLLAQFSQYQGYLSHMLTTPLEEAGGERRGGGVDSVGTAEAARADRIKITPQELAAIERLKALGFPEGLVVEAYFACEKNEEWAANFLLEQDLEED